In one window of Parcubacteria group bacterium DNA:
- a CDS encoding phosphomannomutase/phosphoglucomutase, with translation MHQEIFKAYDVRGIYPTEIDEDAVYKIGHAVVAELSAKTLAVGRDARESGPSLHTALLNGITDAGCDVVDLDMITTPMLYYSSHALDVDGAVSVTASHNPGEYNGVKICRRDAQPVGSATGLNDIRDAVIAGTFTKSHRKGTVTTYNIRPSYYEYFSKFAAFGDKKFTIVVDCANTMGVLELPFYKKYFADNFNVIELYCDLTNAYNAHEANPLKTETLRELQEKVIAEKADLGIAYDGDADRIGFVDETGAVIPMDLTTGLIAKVLLENNIGATILYDLRSSRAVKEVIEESGGIAHECRVGHAFIKAQMREENALFSGELSGHYYFQANKNGEVSTLAAFTLLNLMAQTGQKISELVANLRRYAHSGEINSEVHDKDAVIATLKEKFSDGTLSELDGIKIDYPDWWFNVRPSNTEPVLRLNCEAKTQEIMEQKRDELLAIIRS, from the coding sequence ATGCACCAAGAAATTTTTAAAGCATATGACGTCCGCGGGATCTATCCTACGGAAATTGATGAGGATGCTGTTTACAAGATCGGTCATGCCGTTGTCGCAGAGCTCAGCGCCAAAACACTTGCCGTCGGACGTGATGCGCGCGAATCCGGTCCGTCACTTCACACGGCTCTTCTCAATGGGATCACGGATGCTGGTTGTGATGTGGTTGACTTGGATATGATCACGACACCGATGCTCTATTATTCTTCCCATGCACTTGATGTAGATGGTGCAGTTTCTGTCACGGCATCTCATAATCCGGGAGAATATAACGGCGTAAAGATCTGTCGCAGAGATGCCCAACCTGTCGGCAGTGCGACCGGACTCAACGACATCCGCGACGCAGTGATCGCCGGCACATTCACAAAATCCCACAGAAAAGGAACCGTCACCACATACAACATCCGCCCATCATACTATGAATACTTCAGTAAATTTGCTGCATTTGGAGATAAAAAATTCACGATCGTTGTGGACTGTGCCAACACCATGGGTGTGCTAGAGCTTCCTTTTTACAAAAAATATTTTGCCGATAATTTCAACGTGATCGAGCTTTACTGCGACCTCACCAATGCATACAATGCACACGAGGCGAATCCACTGAAAACAGAAACGTTGCGAGAACTCCAAGAAAAAGTCATCGCCGAAAAGGCAGACCTCGGCATTGCCTATGACGGTGACGCCGATCGCATCGGATTTGTGGATGAGACTGGTGCAGTAATTCCTATGGATCTCACGACAGGGCTCATTGCTAAAGTGCTCCTTGAAAACAATATTGGCGCAACCATTCTCTATGATCTGCGATCATCGCGCGCAGTCAAAGAAGTGATCGAGGAGAGCGGTGGCATCGCACACGAATGTCGTGTGGGTCACGCATTTATCAAAGCGCAGATGCGTGAAGAAAACGCCCTCTTTTCCGGCGAACTATCCGGTCATTATTATTTCCAAGCAAACAAAAATGGTGAAGTAAGCACTCTCGCCGCATTCACATTGCTCAACTTGATGGCACAAACCGGTCAAAAAATCTCCGAACTCGTCGCTAACCTAAGACGCTATGCACACAGTGGAGAAATTAATTCCGAAGTGCATGACAAGGATGCCGTCATTGCAACGCTCAAAGAAAAATTCAGCGACGGCACACTCAGCGAGCTCGATGGTATCAAAATCGATTACCCCGATTGGTGGTTCAACGTCCGTCCGTCCAACACCGAACCCGTTCTCCGACTTAATTGTGAAGCAAAAACGCAAGAAATAATGGAACAAAAACGTGATGAACTCCTCGCAATCATTCGCAGCTAA
- the groL gene encoding chaperonin GroEL (60 kDa chaperone family; promotes refolding of misfolded polypeptides especially under stressful conditions; forms two stacked rings of heptamers to form a barrel-shaped 14mer; ends can be capped by GroES; misfolded proteins enter the barrel where they are refolded when GroES binds) yields MAKQIEFGADARKKVVAGMDKVANAVKTTIGPKGRNVVLDKGFGAPTVTNDGVSIAKDIELEDKFENVGASLIKEVADKTNDAAGDGTTTSTIMMQAIVNEGLKFVETGINPVGIRKGLEAAKNDVVAVLQKNSKKVSSKEEIAQVATISAENAEMGRMIADVMERVGKDGVITVEESQTVGLSYDVVEGMQFDKGYVSPYMMTDAESRKSEIANPAIIITDRKISAISDILPLLEKIAQSGKKDIVLICDDLEGEALATLVVNKLRGALNVLAVKAPEFGETRKEMLEDIAIVTGATVITEDKGMTVENVGLEVLGSAAKVVSTKDETVIVDGKGTKKNIKARAEYIAKQIKTEDSKYSKEKLQKRMAKLSGGVAVIRAGAATETEMGYVRHKLEDALAATKAAVEEGVVAGGGSALVKAANVIVCDAKANDEFRAGYKTLISALSAPLKQIVANAGERDAAVVLNAVVESKGKNYGYNALEDRFEDDMVKAGIIDPLKVTRTAIENAVSVASMLLTTEVVITDKPDAHDHTPAGGMGGGMSGMGGMM; encoded by the coding sequence ATGGCAAAGCAAATTGAATTTGGTGCGGATGCACGCAAAAAAGTTGTGGCCGGTATGGATAAGGTGGCAAATGCGGTCAAGACAACGATCGGTCCGAAAGGACGCAATGTGGTTTTGGACAAAGGATTTGGTGCACCGACAGTGACCAACGATGGTGTATCGATCGCAAAAGATATTGAATTGGAAGACAAATTTGAGAACGTGGGCGCATCGCTTATCAAAGAAGTGGCAGACAAGACCAATGATGCGGCAGGGGATGGCACGACGACATCAACGATCATGATGCAAGCGATCGTCAACGAAGGCTTGAAGTTTGTGGAAACGGGGATCAATCCTGTAGGCATTCGCAAGGGACTTGAAGCGGCAAAAAATGATGTGGTTGCCGTATTGCAGAAAAATTCCAAGAAGGTTTCCAGTAAAGAAGAAATCGCACAAGTCGCGACGATCAGTGCAGAAAACGCAGAAATGGGACGCATGATTGCGGATGTGATGGAGCGTGTCGGCAAAGATGGCGTGATCACTGTAGAAGAATCACAGACCGTGGGACTCTCCTATGATGTGGTGGAAGGCATGCAATTTGATAAAGGTTATGTATCGCCGTATATGATGACTGATGCAGAATCGCGCAAGTCGGAGATCGCCAATCCTGCAATCATCATCACCGATAGAAAGATCTCCGCGATCAGCGATATTTTACCGCTACTTGAAAAGATCGCGCAGAGTGGCAAGAAGGACATCGTGCTTATCTGTGATGATTTGGAAGGTGAAGCGTTGGCAACTCTCGTGGTCAATAAATTGCGTGGCGCACTCAACGTACTTGCGGTCAAGGCACCGGAATTTGGTGAAACACGCAAAGAAATGCTTGAGGACATCGCTATTGTGACGGGTGCAACAGTGATCACAGAGGACAAAGGTATGACTGTGGAAAATGTAGGACTTGAGGTGTTGGGTAGTGCGGCCAAGGTTGTATCGACAAAGGATGAGACGGTGATTGTGGACGGCAAAGGCACGAAGAAAAATATCAAAGCACGTGCAGAGTACATCGCAAAACAAATCAAGACAGAAGATTCCAAGTATTCCAAAGAAAAATTGCAGAAACGCATGGCGAAACTTTCCGGCGGCGTAGCGGTGATTCGTGCCGGTGCGGCAACAGAAACAGAAATGGGTTATGTACGTCACAAACTTGAAGATGCGTTGGCGGCGACAAAAGCGGCTGTGGAAGAAGGTGTTGTTGCAGGCGGTGGAAGTGCATTGGTCAAGGCGGCGAATGTCATTGTGTGTGACGCAAAGGCAAACGATGAGTTTCGTGCAGGATACAAGACGCTCATAAGCGCGCTTTCTGCACCGCTCAAACAGATCGTGGCAAATGCCGGCGAGCGCGATGCGGCAGTCGTATTGAATGCTGTGGTGGAAAGCAAAGGAAAAAATTACGGATACAATGCATTGGAGGATCGTTTTGAAGATGATATGGTCAAGGCGGGAATTATTGATCCACTCAAAGTGACGCGCACAGCGATTGAAAATGCAGTGTCTGTTGCGTCGATGCTTCTCACGACAGAAGTGGTGATCACAGATAAACCTGATGCACATGATCATACGCCGGCCGGAGGCATGGGTGGTGGTATGTCGGGCATGGGCGGGATGATGTAA
- a CDS encoding prolyl-tRNA synthetase associated domain-containing protein codes for MSYKSSEQVVKPAPAKWKRLEQVIKPAPAVGKSFEFLKKCMADLYEQKLYKILDEMNIPYEKFEHPAFGTVEASGSFYRDHDMGVDCKNAFMQNRRGRKHYLVILCAQKNIDIPHLAEFLGEHRKMGFASADRLENNLGLTPGSVTPFGLIHENAGEVGVVVDKEIFDYASVHFHPFRNTASLKISTKDFLRFLKRYAMDVKIYDTELI; via the coding sequence ATGAGCTATAAAAGTTCGGAGCAGGTTGTAAAACCTGCTCCTGCAAAGTGGAAAAGGTTGGAGCAGGTTATAAAACCTGCTCCTGCGGTAGGTAAAAGTTTTGAATTTTTAAAAAAATGCATGGCAGATCTATACGAACAAAAATTATATAAAATATTGGATGAAATGAATATTCCTTATGAAAAATTCGAACATCCGGCTTTTGGGACGGTGGAGGCGTCGGGGAGTTTTTATCGCGATCATGATATGGGGGTGGATTGCAAAAATGCTTTTATGCAAAATCGTCGCGGACGCAAGCATTATCTCGTCATATTGTGTGCGCAAAAAAATATCGATATCCCGCATCTGGCGGAATTCTTGGGCGAGCATCGCAAGATGGGTTTTGCATCAGCGGATCGCTTGGAAAATAATCTCGGACTTACGCCGGGGTCCGTGACGCCGTTTGGTCTCATTCATGAAAACGCCGGAGAAGTGGGTGTTGTGGTGGATAAAGAAATTTTTGATTATGCGTCTGTGCATTTCCATCCGTTTCGCAACACGGCATCACTCAAAATTTCTACAAAAGATTTCCTGCGTTTTTTGAAGCGCTATGCGATGGATGTTAAAATATATGATACGGAGCTCATTTAA
- a CDS encoding HAD-IB family phosphatase, producing MQKHLICDFDSTIVSIETLDELAKFVMRRTGYDVDLAQKIEEITEMGMQGEISFAQSLSQRLALMHLHRDDITAFKDHVMRAVTVSVLKNRDFLKKYHKNIHIISGGFYDFIIPVATELGIDAQNVHANSFAFDDRGEVIGYDVNSCLVKPSGKALQVKQLQLGGKVIMVGDGWTDYEVKQSGAADHFVAFVEHMMRDKVMDVADHVAHGFDDVVKYYKSV from the coding sequence ATGCAAAAACATTTAATTTGTGATTTTGACAGTACGATCGTGTCGATCGAAACGCTGGATGAACTGGCGAAGTTTGTGATGCGCCGCACGGGATATGATGTTGACTTGGCACAAAAGATCGAAGAGATCACCGAAATGGGCATGCAAGGTGAGATCAGTTTTGCACAGTCTCTGAGTCAGCGGTTGGCATTGATGCATTTGCACAGAGATGATATTACGGCATTCAAAGATCATGTGATGCGCGCAGTGACGGTGTCGGTACTCAAGAATCGGGATTTTTTGAAAAAGTATCATAAAAACATTCATATCATCTCAGGGGGGTTTTATGATTTCATCATACCCGTTGCGACAGAACTGGGGATCGATGCGCAGAACGTACATGCAAATAGTTTTGCCTTTGATGATCGTGGGGAGGTGATCGGCTATGATGTGAACAGTTGTTTGGTCAAGCCGTCAGGGAAGGCATTGCAGGTGAAGCAGTTGCAATTGGGGGGTAAGGTCATTATGGTGGGGGATGGATGGACGGATTATGAAGTAAAGCAATCCGGAGCGGCAGATCATTTCGTGGCATTTGTAGAGCACATGATGCGGGACAAGGTAATGGACGTAGCGGATCATGTGGCACACGGATTTGACGATGTGGTTAAATATTATAAGAGCGTTTAG
- the ychF gene encoding redox-regulated ATPase YchF, with product MGLQVGIVGLPNVGKSTLFKALTQKQVDISNYPFCTIEPNVGVVTVPDERLQRLADLTGCTKLVPTIIEFVDIAGLVKGASEGEGLGNKFLANIRQVDAIVQVVRVFVKETITHVHDIVDPERDIEIIEMELILADMVTVDKTLVRLEKLARGNDKDAPAQKEIVQKIKDALDSGKLARTVVVDLTHEPTKKIIQEMSLLTMKPIMYVYNVSDLDAALDPKLLARPHVALDIKIEEELMEMSKKEAEELGMRSHLQDLITKSFELLGLQTFLTTGEVETRAWTIKKGSTAPEAGAAIHNDFKDRFIRADVVNWEKLIEAGSWSKARDTGVLRTVGKDYIMQEGDVVEFKV from the coding sequence ATGGGATTACAAGTAGGGATCGTCGGACTGCCGAATGTCGGGAAGTCCACACTTTTTAAAGCATTGACACAAAAGCAGGTTGACATCAGCAACTATCCGTTTTGTACGATCGAGCCGAATGTCGGCGTGGTCACTGTGCCGGATGAGCGATTGCAGAGATTGGCAGACCTTACGGGTTGTACGAAGCTTGTGCCGACGATCATCGAGTTCGTGGATATTGCAGGATTGGTCAAGGGTGCATCAGAGGGAGAGGGTTTGGGCAATAAATTTCTCGCGAATATTCGTCAGGTGGATGCGATCGTGCAAGTGGTGCGTGTGTTCGTCAAGGAGACGATCACGCACGTGCATGACATTGTCGATCCGGAGAGAGATATTGAGATCATCGAAATGGAACTCATCCTCGCTGATATGGTGACAGTGGACAAGACGCTCGTGCGATTGGAAAAATTGGCACGCGGGAATGATAAAGATGCACCTGCACAAAAAGAAATTGTACAAAAGATCAAAGATGCACTGGACAGTGGAAAGTTGGCGCGAACAGTTGTGGTTGATCTGACGCATGAGCCGACAAAAAAGATCATACAAGAGATGAGTCTCCTCACGATGAAACCGATCATGTATGTGTACAACGTCTCCGACCTTGACGCAGCATTGGATCCAAAACTTCTCGCGCGACCGCATGTCGCACTGGACATCAAGATCGAAGAGGAGCTCATGGAGATGAGCAAAAAAGAAGCGGAAGAGCTCGGTATGCGATCGCATCTGCAAGATCTCATTACAAAATCTTTTGAACTGCTCGGACTGCAGACATTTCTCACAACAGGCGAAGTGGAAACGCGTGCATGGACGATCAAAAAAGGTTCCACGGCACCGGAAGCCGGTGCGGCAATTCACAATGATTTCAAAGACCGATTTATCCGTGCGGATGTGGTGAATTGGGAGAAACTGATCGAAGCGGGGAGTTGGAGCAAGGCACGTGACACGGGTGTACTGCGTACAGTGGGCAAAGATTATATCATGCAAGAGGGTGATGTGGTGGAGTTTAAAGTGTAG